The following coding sequences lie in one Alloacidobacterium dinghuense genomic window:
- a CDS encoding metal-dependent transcriptional regulator yields MKTFISVSKEDYLKAILEAESEGQTVISATLAHWLDVSPPAVSMALRRLKRDGFVDVKADGIVRLTPKGKETAYRTALRHHLIERMLSEMFGMPWYEVHDEAERLEHAVSPAFEARLLEKLGEKGTCPHGNSVLPETPVQRGRQGLALLSEAKELTEYTVCSLYERDPKLLQFLNEVGIEPQGAVRIVKKNYDQTVAIETAKGSFTIGAPAAQKVWVRRRRGKG; encoded by the coding sequence GTGAAGACGTTCATCAGCGTTTCCAAAGAAGACTACCTTAAGGCGATTCTCGAAGCCGAGAGCGAGGGCCAAACCGTCATTTCCGCCACACTTGCACACTGGCTCGATGTGTCTCCACCAGCCGTCTCGATGGCTCTCCGCCGATTGAAGCGCGACGGGTTTGTCGATGTAAAGGCAGATGGCATTGTCCGGCTAACGCCGAAGGGGAAAGAAACTGCTTATCGTACGGCTCTTCGGCATCACCTGATCGAACGCATGCTGTCTGAAATGTTTGGGATGCCGTGGTATGAGGTGCACGACGAGGCGGAGCGGTTGGAGCATGCTGTATCTCCCGCTTTCGAAGCTCGGCTCCTGGAAAAATTAGGGGAAAAGGGAACCTGCCCGCATGGGAATTCCGTCTTGCCGGAGACGCCTGTGCAGCGAGGAAGGCAGGGTCTCGCGTTGCTTTCTGAAGCAAAGGAGCTAACCGAATACACGGTGTGCAGCTTGTATGAGCGGGATCCTAAGCTGTTGCAATTTCTCAACGAAGTAGGGATTGAGCCACAGGGCGCGGTCCGCATCGTGAAGAAGAACTATGATCAGACGGTCGCGATTGAAACTGCGAAAGGCAGCTTTACGATCGGCGCTCCTGCGGCACAAAAGGTCTGGGTAAGGCGTCGCCGGGGCAAGGGATAG
- a CDS encoding sensor histidine kinase, with amino-acid sequence MLIRRHLWGLCVAGLLLASRDSVALDPHYPLQHYGYQSWQTDDGLPQNTVHAVLQTRDGYIWLATEAGLVRFDGAQFTVFDRKNTPQLGSDMIYGLFQDEQGALWISTAGGLTRFENGEFKLFSANDGLPANAIWSVYQGRDGSLWVLTNAGLGKLVSGHFQPAVFPQGLSAASTIVEMLDGSLWVNSGNSVLRVDSSGASVVTVIAGGEQIQALASDGHGGIWAGSRSGLRVISSHGTQNTFHLPTGLGSDITCLLGASDGHLWIGTSNGLGEFDGKATRVITTRDGLPGNRITNLFEDRENAIWAATDRGVGRIAKGDVSGLNSKEGLSSSLVLALYEDREGSLWLGTESGGVSILRDRKFTTYTTQDGLTDDLVRSVFQDGKGTLLVGTNSGGVDRYEGGRFASLSTANALSSNVALALTDDAGGNLWVGTPDGLNRINGSRSAVFTSADGLADDFVRSLYTDRNGAVWIGTRHGLSRYENGEFTSYAATDGLGSDLVGVVLEDRDNSYWIGTLGGLTHFANGSFTNFTSAQGLSSNVITSLQLDPDGTLWIGTNGGGLNARVNGKFVNFLPAKALPQDIFGILDDDRGNLWLGSSKGIFRVSKAQLIAMASANAGAISPDVYGTADGMRISECSSGGHPAAWRAKDGTLWFATLRGVTTVDPAHMPVNQVRPLAVIEQVLVDDASSPMTRDFEIGPGHTRLAFQYAGLSFVAPQKVRFRYKLDGLDKDWVDAGTRRIAYYTNIPPGRHTFHVMACNNDGIWSEEDAAFNFRLLPHFYQTYWFYLLLVASVSLLGYAAYRWRVRTVESQFSAVLAERSRIAREIHDTLAQGFVAVSVQLEVVARLLATSTDAAREHLEQARTMTRDCLAEARSSIWNLRSQVSAQNDLASALTQAAERITANSHVKARVKVSGTFRPIDSRIEAELLRIGQEAITNVVRHAEAQHADITLLFQDKLLRMTVKDDGRGFEREPKEQMQNGHFGLTGMRERAEQIGARITVKSERDQGTEIQVEVAI; translated from the coding sequence ATGCTCATTCGTCGCCATTTGTGGGGTCTCTGCGTTGCGGGTCTTCTTCTGGCCAGCCGCGACTCCGTTGCGCTGGACCCGCACTATCCCTTGCAGCACTATGGCTACCAATCATGGCAGACCGACGATGGGCTTCCTCAAAATACGGTACATGCCGTGTTGCAGACACGAGATGGCTATATATGGTTAGCCACTGAGGCGGGGCTGGTGCGATTCGATGGTGCGCAGTTCACCGTCTTCGACAGGAAGAACACGCCGCAGCTGGGCAGCGATATGATTTACGGCCTGTTTCAGGACGAACAGGGTGCGCTGTGGATCAGTACCGCCGGAGGGCTTACCCGCTTCGAAAACGGTGAGTTTAAGCTGTTTAGTGCGAATGACGGGCTGCCTGCGAATGCTATCTGGTCGGTTTACCAGGGCCGCGATGGAAGTCTGTGGGTCCTCACGAATGCGGGCCTGGGCAAGTTGGTGAGCGGGCATTTTCAGCCTGCGGTTTTTCCGCAAGGCCTCTCGGCTGCGAGCACGATTGTAGAAATGCTCGATGGCTCGCTGTGGGTGAACTCCGGGAATAGCGTGCTGCGGGTTGATTCCAGTGGCGCTTCCGTCGTCACCGTTATTGCAGGTGGGGAACAGATACAGGCCCTGGCGTCCGATGGCCATGGGGGGATCTGGGCTGGATCTCGCTCTGGACTGAGAGTTATTTCTTCGCATGGTACGCAGAACACGTTTCATTTGCCCACAGGGCTTGGGAGCGACATTACGTGCCTGCTTGGCGCTTCGGACGGTCATCTATGGATAGGTACATCAAACGGGCTGGGCGAGTTTGATGGCAAGGCCACGCGCGTGATCACGACTCGTGATGGATTACCTGGGAACCGTATCACCAATCTGTTTGAGGACCGCGAGAATGCCATATGGGCTGCCACGGATCGCGGAGTCGGTCGCATCGCAAAAGGAGATGTCTCAGGGTTGAACTCAAAAGAAGGTTTGTCGAGCAGCCTTGTGCTTGCCCTTTACGAAGATCGCGAAGGCAGTTTGTGGCTGGGTACTGAGTCGGGCGGCGTAAGCATATTGCGGGATCGGAAATTCACAACATATACAACGCAAGATGGATTGACGGATGATCTCGTACGCTCCGTGTTTCAGGATGGCAAGGGAACCTTGTTGGTGGGCACGAACAGTGGCGGGGTCGATCGATATGAGGGCGGTAGATTCGCGTCCTTGTCGACAGCCAATGCCTTATCGAGCAACGTGGCGCTTGCTTTAACCGATGATGCCGGCGGCAATCTTTGGGTGGGAACTCCCGACGGCCTGAATCGCATCAACGGAAGCCGCTCCGCGGTCTTCACATCGGCTGACGGACTCGCCGATGACTTTGTTCGCTCACTCTACACGGATCGCAATGGGGCTGTGTGGATCGGGACGCGTCACGGGCTGTCGCGCTACGAGAATGGGGAATTCACGTCGTATGCCGCGACGGATGGCCTGGGGAGCGATCTGGTGGGAGTTGTTCTGGAAGATAGAGACAACAGCTACTGGATTGGAACGCTGGGCGGTCTCACGCACTTTGCCAATGGCAGTTTCACAAACTTCACCAGCGCGCAGGGACTTTCGAGCAATGTGATTACGTCGCTGCAACTGGATCCTGACGGAACGCTGTGGATTGGGACTAACGGCGGTGGATTGAATGCGCGCGTGAATGGGAAGTTCGTGAATTTTCTGCCGGCGAAAGCATTGCCTCAAGATATCTTTGGAATTCTCGACGATGACCGTGGGAATCTGTGGCTGGGTTCGAGTAAAGGTATCTTTCGCGTCAGCAAAGCACAGCTCATTGCAATGGCGTCGGCGAATGCGGGCGCAATCTCTCCGGACGTTTACGGTACAGCGGATGGGATGCGGATCAGTGAGTGCAGCAGTGGAGGCCATCCTGCGGCATGGCGTGCGAAGGACGGGACGCTTTGGTTTGCGACATTGCGAGGGGTGACAACGGTAGATCCTGCGCACATGCCTGTGAACCAGGTGCGTCCGCTGGCAGTGATCGAACAAGTGCTGGTGGATGATGCTTCGTCGCCAATGACTCGTGACTTTGAAATCGGGCCTGGTCATACCAGGCTCGCTTTTCAATATGCGGGGTTAAGTTTTGTTGCGCCACAAAAGGTCCGCTTTCGCTACAAGCTCGATGGGCTGGACAAGGATTGGGTAGACGCAGGCACGAGGCGAATCGCATACTACACGAACATTCCTCCGGGACGCCACACGTTTCACGTGATGGCATGCAACAATGACGGCATCTGGAGCGAAGAGGATGCTGCCTTTAACTTCCGCCTACTTCCGCACTTCTATCAGACATACTGGTTCTATCTGCTGCTGGTCGCGTCTGTATCGCTTCTTGGTTATGCGGCGTACCGGTGGAGAGTACGTACGGTAGAGTCGCAATTCAGCGCTGTGCTGGCGGAGCGCAGCCGCATCGCGCGAGAAATTCACGATACGCTGGCGCAAGGCTTTGTTGCAGTCTCTGTTCAACTGGAAGTTGTAGCGCGATTGCTGGCGACATCGACCGATGCTGCTCGGGAGCATCTGGAACAGGCGCGAACAATGACACGTGATTGCCTTGCGGAGGCGCGAAGCTCTATCTGGAACCTGCGGTCACAGGTCTCTGCGCAAAATGATCTGGCTTCGGCATTGACCCAGGCGGCTGAACGCATCACTGCCAATAGCCATGTGAAAGCGCGGGTAAAGGTGAGTGGGACATTTCGGCCGATTGACTCGCGCATTGAAGCGGAGCTGCTTCGCATCGGGCAGGAAGCGATTACGAATGTCGTTCGACATGCAGAGGCGCAGCACGCCGACATCACGTTGCTGTTTCAGGATAAGCTGCTGCGCATGACGGTGAAGGACGACGGGCGCGGATTTGAACGCGAACCGAAAGAACAAATGCAAAATGGACACTTTGGTCTCACGGGTATGCGTGAGCGCGCGGAGCAGATCGGTGCGCGTATCACAGTGAAAAGCGAGCGGGATCAAGGCACCGAGATTCAGGTAGAAGTCGCAATTTGA
- the purF gene encoding amidophosphoribosyltransferase, with protein sequence MREECGVVAVHGHPDASRQVYLGLYALQHRGQESAGIATADGTNLSNIKGMGLVADIFTEEVLAKLHGDMAIGHTRYSTTGDSALLNAQPIRVDSTKGLIAIAHNGNLVNLGNVRAKLEREGAFFQTTSDSEIIVQLIAHSKAGTLVDAIADSLRQVDGAFSIVMMTRDRVFAARDPRGFRPLSMGRITNPDGPDTIVFASETCAFDLLRAKFERDVQPGELVMVTRDGVTSRHYSTGIPQSSCIFEHVYFARPDSKIFNRWVQESREEMGRQLVRESHVDADLVVPVPDSGVTAAIGYAAESGLPFRFGLIRNHYVGRTFIEPEQRVRDFGVKLKLNPVRNLLEGKRIILIDDSIIRGTTSRKIVRMVRSAGAKEVHLRISCPPTISPCFYGVDTPRKQELIAANNSIEEIRRFIEADSLAYLSLEGLQKACEGGEGNHFCVACYTGNYPTQWVDAEDILPAVVAQ encoded by the coding sequence CTGCGCGAGGAGTGCGGCGTCGTAGCGGTCCACGGCCATCCAGATGCGTCGCGCCAGGTCTATCTCGGGCTCTATGCTTTGCAGCATCGTGGGCAGGAGTCTGCTGGGATAGCGACTGCCGATGGCACGAATCTTTCAAACATCAAGGGAATGGGTCTTGTAGCCGACATCTTTACGGAAGAAGTTCTCGCAAAGCTGCATGGTGACATGGCTATTGGCCACACGCGCTACTCGACGACCGGCGATTCGGCGCTTTTGAATGCGCAGCCGATTCGTGTGGATTCGACCAAGGGGCTTATTGCGATTGCGCACAATGGCAATCTGGTAAACCTTGGCAATGTGCGCGCGAAGCTCGAACGCGAAGGCGCGTTCTTTCAGACTACGAGTGACTCCGAAATTATCGTGCAGCTGATTGCGCACTCGAAGGCAGGCACACTGGTTGATGCGATCGCGGATTCATTGCGCCAGGTTGATGGGGCCTTCTCGATCGTTATGATGACGCGTGACCGGGTGTTTGCGGCGCGCGATCCGCGGGGCTTCCGTCCGTTGTCGATGGGGCGCATTACGAATCCGGATGGTCCGGATACGATTGTCTTTGCTTCGGAGACCTGCGCCTTCGACTTGCTCCGAGCCAAATTTGAGCGGGACGTGCAGCCGGGCGAACTTGTCATGGTTACGCGCGACGGTGTCACCTCACGGCACTATTCGACGGGCATTCCGCAATCGAGTTGCATTTTCGAGCATGTCTACTTTGCGCGGCCGGACAGCAAGATCTTCAATCGGTGGGTGCAGGAGAGCCGCGAAGAAATGGGACGTCAGCTGGTGCGCGAGTCGCATGTGGATGCTGATCTCGTGGTTCCTGTGCCGGACAGCGGTGTTACGGCTGCGATTGGTTATGCGGCTGAGAGCGGCTTGCCGTTTCGTTTCGGGCTGATTCGAAATCACTATGTGGGCCGGACGTTTATTGAACCGGAACAGCGCGTGCGCGACTTTGGCGTGAAGCTCAAGCTGAATCCTGTCCGCAATCTGCTTGAAGGCAAGCGCATCATCCTGATCGACGACTCGATTATTCGCGGGACTACGAGCAGAAAGATTGTGCGCATGGTGCGCTCGGCGGGTGCGAAGGAAGTTCACTTGCGCATCAGTTGCCCGCCAACGATCTCGCCCTGTTTCTACGGCGTGGATACGCCTCGTAAACAGGAATTGATCGCAGCCAATAATTCCATCGAAGAGATTCGTCGCTTCATTGAAGCTGACTCGCTTGCTTATTTGTCACTAGAAGGGTTACAGAAGGCATGCGAGGGCGGTGAGGGCAATCACTTCTGCGTTGCGTGTTACACGGGGAACTATCCTACGCAATGGGTGGACGCGGAAGACATTCTGCCTGCAGTCGTCGCGCAGTAA
- a CDS encoding tetratricopeptide repeat protein, translated as MKALRSSVTSHTFAVLAALSLLFALTLQPQAQTPMSLFAIGSYAQQPPVKAMDEAPHFALSPEMMGDIMMAHQRYIAALDAYRQGPMDSAVLWNKMGIANHHMFNLREAQKDYEKALKLKPTYPEALNNLGAVYYGQKQFHDAEHTYKKAIKLSPKSAMFYSNLGTAYLAEGKFKKGAECYRTALALDPNVFDSDPATRIAETGPTEEIATLNYLLAKTYAQAGRKAEALLYLRKAIDEGFNDRKKLLADKEFAILKDVPEFQQMIAEKRD; from the coding sequence ATGAAAGCCCTTCGTTCCTCGGTGACCTCACACACGTTCGCAGTTCTCGCCGCCTTGTCGCTCCTCTTTGCACTGACATTGCAGCCTCAGGCGCAAACACCGATGTCATTGTTCGCCATAGGTAGTTATGCTCAGCAACCTCCGGTGAAGGCGATGGATGAGGCGCCGCATTTTGCGCTGAGTCCGGAGATGATGGGAGACATCATGATGGCGCATCAGCGGTACATTGCCGCCCTCGATGCCTACCGGCAGGGGCCGATGGATTCGGCTGTGTTGTGGAACAAAATGGGGATAGCGAACCATCACATGTTCAATTTGCGGGAAGCGCAGAAGGATTATGAGAAGGCTCTCAAGCTGAAGCCGACTTATCCGGAGGCGCTGAATAATCTGGGGGCGGTGTATTACGGACAGAAGCAATTCCATGATGCTGAGCACACGTACAAGAAGGCCATCAAGCTCAGCCCGAAGTCTGCCATGTTCTATAGCAATTTAGGTACGGCCTATCTTGCGGAAGGCAAGTTCAAGAAGGGCGCCGAATGTTATCGAACAGCACTTGCTCTCGATCCCAATGTTTTCGATAGCGATCCCGCAACGAGAATTGCTGAGACTGGTCCCACGGAAGAGATTGCGACACTCAATTATCTGCTGGCCAAGACTTATGCCCAGGCAGGCAGAAAGGCCGAAGCGCTGCTTTATTTGCGCAAGGCGATAGACGAAGGATTCAATGACCGCAAGAAGCTGCTCGCAGACAAGGAATTCGCCATTTTGAAGGACGTGCCGGAATTTCAGCAAATGATTGCTGAGAAACGTGACTAG
- a CDS encoding alginate export family protein: MRFFPMLAAAVLLVTRLSAGAQAISSALPDAPDRTIKLLREDEDWSFLANPANRDFWDPVKYIRLRRGRDDWFMTISGEAREVWEQIGNDYWGQAPYWNGYLNERYMLGLDVHYGQHVRTFVDFKSGINSYRQGGPRPIDEKKLDFQAALLQVGTAEGQNFIELRAGIQELEYGSGRLIDVREGPNVRLSFVGFLVKSKINAWSVDGFAMRPRLDKPDFFDDRPNSQVSFWGVYATRPTLSKTSLELYYLGLDRKQATYQRGTAQEVRHSIGGRFSRPIATERPGWDFDNEALWQFGTFGSVNIRAWTVATETGYRFPNVPLKPRFSVKADISSGDHPASNTLGTFYPLFPKGDYFGVLATTGPGPINFIDVHPHVELALPHNVSASFDWIVQWRQTTQDGVYNVPGFLIRAADGSAARYVGDRPGTQIRWQKSRHLWFQGDYGIFYAGSFIKQTQPGRNLNYWALWTGYKF, encoded by the coding sequence ATGCGATTTTTCCCAATGCTAGCGGCAGCTGTTTTGCTCGTCACACGACTGTCCGCTGGAGCCCAGGCCATATCGTCTGCCTTGCCTGACGCACCAGACAGGACGATCAAGTTACTGCGGGAAGACGAGGACTGGAGCTTTCTTGCGAATCCTGCCAACCGTGATTTCTGGGACCCGGTCAAATATATCCGGCTTCGAAGGGGGCGCGATGATTGGTTCATGACGATCAGTGGAGAAGCCCGAGAGGTATGGGAGCAGATCGGCAACGATTATTGGGGACAAGCTCCTTACTGGAACGGGTACCTCAATGAAAGGTACATGTTGGGTCTCGATGTTCATTATGGACAGCATGTTCGCACCTTTGTCGATTTTAAAAGCGGCATAAATTCCTATCGGCAGGGCGGCCCGCGTCCGATCGACGAGAAGAAACTCGACTTTCAAGCCGCCCTCCTACAGGTTGGAACTGCAGAAGGTCAGAACTTCATCGAACTAAGGGCCGGAATACAGGAACTCGAGTATGGATCTGGCCGGCTTATCGACGTCCGCGAGGGGCCGAATGTCCGCCTGAGTTTTGTTGGCTTCCTGGTCAAAAGCAAAATCAATGCATGGAGCGTGGACGGATTCGCCATGCGTCCACGCCTGGACAAGCCTGATTTCTTTGACGATCGGCCAAACAGCCAGGTAAGTTTCTGGGGCGTATATGCTACTCGACCCACGCTGTCGAAAACGTCCTTAGAACTGTACTACCTGGGGTTGGATAGAAAGCAGGCCACATACCAACGAGGCACGGCTCAGGAGGTGCGTCACTCCATCGGCGGACGGTTCTCCCGTCCCATTGCGACCGAGCGGCCCGGGTGGGACTTTGACAATGAAGCTCTGTGGCAGTTCGGCACCTTTGGTTCGGTAAACATTCGAGCGTGGACGGTCGCTACAGAAACGGGCTATCGATTTCCGAATGTGCCTCTAAAGCCACGCTTCAGCGTGAAGGCTGATATCTCAAGCGGGGATCATCCAGCCTCGAACACTTTGGGCACTTTCTATCCTCTGTTCCCGAAGGGCGACTATTTCGGTGTCCTGGCTACAACGGGACCGGGCCCAATCAATTTTATCGATGTTCATCCTCATGTCGAGTTAGCACTGCCCCACAACGTCTCTGCCTCGTTTGATTGGATCGTGCAGTGGCGCCAAACCACTCAAGATGGTGTCTATAACGTGCCCGGATTTCTGATCCGAGCTGCCGATGGAAGCGCAGCCCGATATGTCGGAGACAGACCGGGCACGCAGATCCGCTGGCAGAAGAGTCGTCATCTATGGTTTCAAGGCGACTACGGGATCTTTTATGCGGGCAGCTTTATAAAGCAGACGCAGCCTGGGCGCAACCTCAACTACTGGGCTTTGTGGACCGGCTACAAGTTTTAG
- a CDS encoding DUF6496 domain-containing protein: MPTKKKASSRKYGTAASKSVEREMRAMKKGKLKSGRSKKKVTSRKQAIAIGLSEARKAGAKVPSPPKKKSAKKKSTKKKSSAKKSSKAA; encoded by the coding sequence ATGCCGACTAAAAAGAAGGCGAGCAGCCGTAAATATGGGACGGCGGCCTCGAAGTCCGTTGAGCGCGAGATGCGCGCCATGAAAAAGGGAAAACTGAAGAGCGGCCGCAGCAAGAAAAAGGTCACGAGTCGCAAGCAAGCTATTGCTATTGGCCTTTCGGAGGCGCGCAAGGCGGGGGCTAAGGTTCCGAGTCCACCTAAGAAAAAAAGCGCTAAAAAGAAAAGTACGAAAAAGAAAAGCTCGGCGAAGAAGTCGAGCAAGGCTGCCTGA
- a CDS encoding YoaK family protein — translation MWKALTADSILPYALLGMTAVTGLVDAVSFLSFGHVFTANMTGNIVLLAFASTGVPQVSLAGSMTALLGFLAGAAVGGRIMAGASAVVQLRAASSVFALEIVFLAGATLAALGYSVVSSPHFLRLYAMIACTAIAMGMRNAAVRKLAVPDLTTTVLTLTITGLAADSSLAGGTNPRWQRRIAAVVAMFAGAALGSITLRHSVFMALAFSVVLSSLCSLALLISSRLPCAKKRTEKD, via the coding sequence ATGTGGAAAGCGCTGACTGCGGACTCAATCCTCCCCTATGCGCTGCTTGGGATGACCGCCGTTACCGGTCTTGTCGATGCAGTGAGCTTCCTCTCTTTCGGGCACGTATTCACAGCCAACATGACTGGAAACATCGTTCTTCTTGCATTTGCGAGTACGGGCGTACCCCAGGTTTCCCTGGCTGGTTCAATGACTGCTCTCTTGGGGTTTCTTGCAGGCGCCGCGGTTGGCGGTCGCATCATGGCTGGCGCAAGCGCAGTGGTGCAGCTTCGTGCGGCCAGTTCGGTCTTTGCATTGGAGATTGTTTTCTTAGCTGGTGCGACACTGGCCGCACTTGGCTATAGTGTCGTTTCATCTCCGCATTTCCTACGGCTTTACGCGATGATCGCTTGCACAGCCATAGCGATGGGGATGAGAAATGCCGCCGTACGTAAGTTAGCCGTTCCTGACCTGACAACGACAGTGCTGACGTTGACCATTACTGGCCTTGCTGCGGATTCGTCTCTGGCAGGCGGAACCAATCCCCGTTGGCAGCGGCGCATTGCAGCGGTGGTGGCGATGTTTGCTGGTGCGGCGTTAGGGTCGATAACCTTAAGACACTCCGTCTTCATGGCTCTCGCTTTTTCCGTCGTACTGTCGTCACTTTGCAGCCTCGCATTGCTGATATCGTCGCGGCTGCCTTGCGCAAAAAAACGCACAGAAAAGGACTAG
- a CDS encoding response regulator, which yields MTESIQIMVVDDHHIVRKGLVALIATIPDMRVVAEAADGVQAVDLFRKHQPDVTLMDLRLPNKNGVDAITDIRREFQGARIIVLTTFDGDEDIYRALQAGAKGYLLKGMNADELTEAIRTVHAGKSRIPAVVAERLAERMGGPSLTGRELDVLKRIVGGRSNKEIAGDLFISEATVKTHINSILSKLGVNDRTQAATTALQRGIVHLD from the coding sequence ATGACTGAATCGATTCAGATCATGGTCGTCGATGATCATCACATTGTGCGGAAGGGGCTAGTCGCTCTGATCGCGACGATTCCCGATATGAGGGTGGTTGCAGAGGCGGCCGATGGCGTGCAGGCGGTCGACTTGTTTCGCAAGCACCAACCTGACGTTACGCTTATGGATCTTCGACTGCCGAATAAGAACGGCGTAGATGCGATCACAGACATTCGCCGGGAATTTCAGGGAGCCCGCATCATTGTTCTGACGACATTTGACGGGGACGAGGATATCTATCGCGCTCTGCAGGCGGGAGCGAAAGGGTACTTGCTCAAAGGTATGAACGCCGATGAGCTGACTGAAGCGATACGAACGGTACACGCCGGGAAGTCGCGCATTCCGGCAGTCGTGGCAGAACGGCTGGCAGAGCGGATGGGTGGGCCCTCGCTCACAGGGCGAGAGCTGGATGTTTTAAAGCGGATTGTGGGCGGTCGCAGCAACAAGGAAATTGCGGGAGACTTGTTCATTTCTGAAGCGACGGTGAAGACGCATATCAATAGCATTCTCAGCAAGCTTGGCGTAAATGACAGAACGCAGGCGGCAACGACGGCGTTACAGCGGGGGATTGTGCACCTTGACTAA
- a CDS encoding glyoxalase, whose amino-acid sequence MRTIRPLGVIAIAVLLSAGGWGLFPSLGVANAATPTPNVAVGAQYDTTHVYVAPEDFDRFVASLVATFGGTTSKQGVFTVTPTPSSTMSQLVLTPVGTLSVFGFKTPVPYPFGAERTGYLVTDFDAAVQAARTTGADVLVTPFPDPIGRDAIIQWPGGVNTQLYWHTTAPSYKALQTIPENRVYVSADRAAAFVDSFLAFSHGNVIADDAHAPGVEIGRPSDTYRRVRIQSNFGKLTVLVTDGHLPYPYGHEMTGYEVSDLAATLAKAKAAGVQVLVPPYTADQREAAIVQFPGGYIAEIHSIASKPN is encoded by the coding sequence ATGCGTACCATTCGGCCGCTTGGCGTAATCGCTATTGCAGTTCTTTTGAGTGCGGGAGGCTGGGGTCTATTCCCGTCGCTGGGAGTCGCCAACGCCGCTACGCCAACGCCCAACGTGGCCGTGGGGGCGCAATACGATACGACCCACGTCTACGTCGCGCCCGAGGACTTCGACCGCTTCGTCGCCAGCCTTGTAGCAACCTTCGGCGGGACCACATCCAAACAGGGTGTCTTCACCGTGACGCCGACTCCGAGCAGCACCATGTCCCAGCTGGTGCTGACTCCCGTAGGAACCCTGTCGGTTTTCGGGTTCAAGACGCCGGTTCCGTATCCGTTTGGCGCAGAGCGAACGGGTTACCTCGTGACCGATTTCGATGCGGCGGTTCAGGCCGCCCGCACGACAGGTGCCGACGTTCTCGTGACTCCATTCCCTGACCCAATCGGACGAGATGCCATTATCCAGTGGCCGGGCGGCGTGAACACGCAACTCTATTGGCACACGACCGCGCCGTCCTATAAAGCTCTTCAAACCATTCCGGAAAACCGGGTCTATGTGTCTGCCGATCGCGCGGCTGCCTTCGTAGACAGCTTTCTTGCCTTCAGTCATGGGAATGTTATCGCTGATGATGCGCACGCTCCCGGTGTTGAGATCGGACGGCCGAGTGACACTTATCGGCGAGTCCGTATCCAATCCAACTTCGGCAAGCTGACGGTTCTCGTAACCGATGGCCATCTTCCGTATCCATACGGGCACGAGATGACGGGCTACGAGGTTTCGGATCTCGCGGCTACCCTTGCCAAGGCCAAGGCGGCAGGAGTCCAGGTACTGGTTCCTCCCTACACTGCCGACCAGCGCGAAGCAGCCATAGTGCAATTTCCCGGCGGATACATTGCCGAGATCCACTCGATCGCTAGCAAACCGAACTGA